From the Nitrospirota bacterium genome, the window TTGCGAGGGCGCTGAGAAGACAGGGCTTGATACCTGCAATTATCTACAGGGGAGGCGGTTCACTGCCGATAGCGATCTCAAAAAAAGCTATGGCTGAATTTATTGACTCTACGGCAGGTGAACATACAGTTGTTAATCTTAAGTTTTCAGAAGGCGACAGCAAACTGGCTATTCTCAAGGAATATCAGACAGACCCCTTAAAGGGAGATATCCTGCATACGGATTTTTTTGAGATATCTCTTACGGAAAAGGTGACTGTGAATGTCCGTATTGTGACTCATGGAGAGCCGATAGGCGTGAAGCGTGACGGCGGCATCCTGCAGCATGTGCTCAGGGAAATAGAAATAACGTGCCTGCCTGATAAGATA encodes:
- a CDS encoding 50S ribosomal protein L25 translates to MERATLNVEKRDKAGKGIARALRRQGLIPAIIYRGGGSLPIAISKKAMAEFIDSTAGEHTVVNLKFSEGDSKLAILKEYQTDPLKGDILHTDFFEISLTEKVTVNVRIVTHGEPIGVKRDGGILQHVLREIEITCLPDKIPGHLEADISKLEIGQSIHVKDIQVGEGIEVLTTPDEIIVNIVAPAVEKEPEAPAEGIVAAAPEIVEPEVIKKGKKEEKEAAEGKAEKK